The following are encoded together in the Humulus lupulus chromosome 5, drHumLupu1.1, whole genome shotgun sequence genome:
- the LOC133778427 gene encoding UDP-N-acetylmuramoyl-L-alanyl-D-glutamate--2,6-diaminopimelate ligase MurE homolog, chloroplastic — translation MAFAFLSCPNLHSPHLHFLSLKRHKTFPKPLLSLPALSLPLTVRLIGPPSAIGPDGKFYPDPSDDDPPEAPEDSGHGVSKFQQIERQASRARKLQEEDFKKNQSTFLAAIADVEDSPDNAGSAYTDDSGDDLFGEIDKAIAMKRKEYVKQGLLAPNPKKELEVIEELEPDEVVDLEEIDELQGLRVVSEDTDSEESDNFEDESDELGTRERNSSVSSSFDLDFDSYGKAKARIMEPKFKMSLAELLDESKVVPVSVYGDLEVEITGIQHDSRLVCSGDLFVCCVGRVTDGHLYLSEADKRGAVAVVASKEIDIEDTMACKALVIVEDTSAVLAALAASFYRYPSKNMAVIGVTGTNGKTTTTYLIKSMYEAMGLRTGMLTTVGYYVHGDNKLDAPNTTPDAVLIQNLMAKMLHNGSEAVVMEASSHGLALGRCNEVDFDIAVFTNLTRDHMDFHGTEEEYRDAKALLFSRMVDPERHRKVVNIDDPNSSFFISKGNPDVPVVTFAMENKNADVHSLKFELSLFETQVLVSTPHGILEISSGLLGRHNIYNILAAVAVGIAVGAPLEDIVRGIEEVDAVPGRCELIDEEQAFGVIVDYAHTPDALSRLLDSVRELGAKRVITVVGCGGERDRGKRPIMTKIATDKSDITVLTSDNPRKEDPLDILDDMLAGVGLTMQDYLKQGENDYYPPLPNGHRLFLHDIRRVAVRCAVAMGEEGDIVVVAGKGHETYQIEGDKTEFFDDREECREALQYVDELHQAGIDTSEFPWRLPESH, via the exons ATGGCCTTCGCCTTCTTATCATGTCCCAACCTTCACTCTCCTCACctccactttctctctctaaaacgcCACAAAACATTTCCCAAACCTTTACTTTCTCTACCCGCTCTCTCCCTCCCACTCACAGTCCGACTAATCGGGCCACCGTCTGCAATTGGACCCGACGGCAAATTCTACCCTGACCCATCAGACGATGACCCACCTGAAGCTCCGGAAGATTCCGGCCATGGAGTTTCCAAGTTCCAGCAAATTGAACGCCAGGCCTCCCGTGCCCGGAAGCTCCAAGAGGAAGACTTCAAGAAAAACCAGTCCACTTTCCTCGCCGCCATCGCAGACGTCGAGGACTCTCCGGATAATGCCGGGTCTGCTTACACGGATGATTCCGGGGACGATTTGTTTGGCGAAATCGATAAAGCCATTGCCATGAAGCGCAAGGAGTATGTAAAGCAAGGGCTTTTGGCGCCTAATCCCAAGAAGGAGTTGGAGGTTATTGAAGAATTGGAGCCGGACGAGGTCGTTGATTTGGAGGAGATTGATGAGCTTCAAGGGCTCAGGGTCGTTTCTGAGGATACGGATTCAGAAGAGTCAGATAACTTTGAAGACGAAAGCGATGAACTTGGTACCCGCGAGCGCAATTCTTCTGTAAGTTCTTCGTTTGATTTGGATTTTGATAGTTATGGAAAAGCTAAGGCTAGAATAATGGAACCCAAGTTCAAAATGAGCTTAGCTGAGCTTTTGGATGAGAGTAAGGTTGTACCTGTATCTGTTTATGGTGATTTAGAGGTTGAGATTACTGGGATTCAACATGATTCTCGGTTGGTTTGCTCAGGTGACTTGTTTGTTTGTTGTGTTGGAAGAGTGACTGATGGTCATTTGTATTTGAGTGAGGCTGATAAGAGAGGGGCAGTAGCTGTGGTGGCCAGTAAGGAGATAGATATAGAGGATACCATGGCCTGTAAGGCATTGGTGATTGTGGAAGATACTAGTGCGGTTCTTGCTGCTTTGGCAGCCTCTTTTTATAGGTATCCGTCTAAGAATATGGCGGTTATTGGGGTAACTGGGACTAATGGGAAAACGACCACTACATATCTGATAAAAAGCATGTATGAAGCAATGGGGTTGAGGACTGGAATGTTGACTACAGTGGGATATTACGTTCACGGGGACAACAAGTTAGATGCTCCAAATACAACTCCCGATGctgttttgattcaaaatttgatggCAAAGATGCTACATAATGGGTCTGAAGCTGTTGTTATGGAGGCTTCTTCTCATGGATTAGCTTTAGGAAGGTGCAATGAAGTTGATTTCGATATAGCTGTTTTCACAAACTTGACAAGAGACCATATGGATTTTCATGGGACTGAAGAGGAGTATAGGGATGCTAAGGCTTTGTTATTTTCGAGAATGGTGGATCCAGAACGGCACAGGAAAGTTGTTAACATTGATGATCCAAATTCTTCTTTCTTCATTTCGAAAGGGAACCCTGATGTCCCTGTTGTGACCTTTGCAATGGAGAATAAAAATGCGGATGTTCATTCTCTTAAGTTTGAACTCTCTCTCTTTGAGACACAGGTTTTAGTAAGCACTCCACATGGTATATTGGAGATATCCTCAGGTTTGCTTGGAAGACATAACATTTACAACATTTTGGCTGCTGTAGCAGTTGGAATTGCCGTTGGGGCACCTTTGGAGGACATTGTTAGAGGAATTGAAGAGGTTGATGCGGTTCCAGGAAGGTGTGAGTTAATAGATGAGGAACAGGCATTTGGGGTGATTGTAGACTATGCTCACACCCCTGATGCATTATCTAGATTACTGGATTCTGTGAGGGAGCTTGGAGCAAAGAGGGTTATTACTG TTGTGGGTTGCGGTGGGGAGAGGGATAGAGGCAAAAGACCAATTATGACGAAGATAGCAACGGATAAGAGTGATATTACAGTTCTTACATCTGACAACCCAAGGAAAGAGGACCCAT TGGACATCTTGGATGATATGTTGGCTGGAGTAGGATTGACAATGCAAGACTATTTGAAACAAGGAGAGAATGATTACTACCCTCCTCTTCCAAATGGTCACAGACTTTTCCTCCATGATATTAGAAGAGTTGCTGTACGCTGCGCTGTTGCTATGGGCGAGGAAGGTGATATAGTT GTGGTTGCTGGCAAAGGTCATGAGACATATCAGATAGAAGGCGATAAAACCGAGTTCTTTGATGACCGAGAGGAGTGCAGAGAGGCATTGCAGTATGTTGACGAGCTTCACCAGGCTGGAATTGATACTAGTGAATTTCCATGGCG ATTACCAGAGAGTCATTAA